A region from the Sandaracinus amylolyticus genome encodes:
- a CDS encoding potassium transporter Kup: MSGATPGTESAGPPSGGASGTTTSETTRDPHVGHHHHGALGTLALGALGVVYGDIGTSPLYALRECFHESSGITPTHENVLGVLSLFVWAMTLVVVVKYIVFVTRVDNGGEGGILALLALVLPKRGGARVGALVLMGLFGASLLYADGMLTPAISVVSAVEGIEQIEGIGHALDRWIVPIAIAILVVLFLAQKRGTGGVGLIFGPVMLLWFVVIGALGAVQIAQHPEVLAAISPHHAVIFFARHQLVGFLVLGSVVLCITGGEALYADMGHFGRRPIVLAWFAVAFPGLILNYLGQGALLLAHPEHAHAPFFSMAAGWMRIPLVILATLATVIASQALISGAFSLTRQAIQLGYLPRLEIRHTSSMTEGQVYLPEVNRILMVACIALVIAFESSSRMAAAYGIAVTGTMGITTVLFYVVVRKWWGTARALAVCVPMLIVDLAFFGANVVKIASGGWVPIVVAFGVLAVMTSWKKGRERVARFLQNRSVPLDEFIPRIERESPFRVKGTAVFMTASANGTPPVLVHHYRHNQVLHEQIMLLSIQVQDVPFVPKDESVTVDDLGHGIYRVTAKYGFMQSPRVTEILRAAEKQHGLATRPEKTSFYLGREKLVVTKNPGMAQWRKVLFTFLSRNARPASDYFKLPPDRVLEIGMQLEL, encoded by the coding sequence ATGTCGGGAGCGACCCCAGGCACCGAGAGCGCCGGCCCACCGTCCGGTGGTGCGAGCGGGACCACGACGAGCGAGACCACGCGCGATCCGCACGTCGGGCACCACCACCACGGTGCGCTCGGGACGCTCGCGCTCGGCGCGCTCGGGGTCGTGTACGGGGACATCGGAACCTCGCCGCTCTACGCGCTGCGCGAGTGCTTCCACGAGTCCTCGGGGATCACGCCGACGCACGAGAACGTGCTCGGCGTGCTCTCGCTCTTCGTGTGGGCGATGACGCTCGTCGTCGTCGTGAAGTACATCGTGTTCGTCACGCGCGTGGACAACGGCGGCGAGGGCGGGATCCTCGCGCTGCTCGCGCTCGTGCTGCCGAAGCGCGGCGGCGCGCGCGTCGGCGCGCTCGTCCTCATGGGCCTCTTCGGCGCGTCGTTGCTCTACGCCGATGGCATGCTGACGCCCGCGATCTCCGTCGTGTCGGCGGTCGAGGGCATCGAGCAGATCGAGGGCATCGGGCACGCGCTCGATCGGTGGATCGTGCCGATCGCGATCGCGATCCTCGTCGTGCTCTTCCTCGCGCAGAAGCGCGGCACCGGCGGCGTCGGGCTGATCTTCGGCCCGGTCATGCTGCTGTGGTTCGTGGTGATCGGCGCGCTCGGCGCGGTGCAGATCGCGCAGCATCCCGAGGTGCTCGCGGCGATCTCGCCGCACCACGCGGTGATCTTCTTCGCGCGCCATCAGCTCGTCGGCTTCCTCGTGCTCGGGAGCGTCGTGCTGTGCATCACCGGCGGCGAGGCGCTCTACGCGGACATGGGCCACTTCGGCCGGCGACCGATCGTGCTCGCGTGGTTCGCGGTCGCGTTCCCCGGGCTGATCCTCAACTACCTCGGGCAGGGCGCGCTCCTGCTCGCGCATCCCGAGCACGCGCACGCGCCGTTCTTCTCGATGGCCGCGGGGTGGATGCGCATCCCGCTCGTGATCCTCGCGACGCTCGCGACGGTGATCGCGTCGCAGGCCCTCATCTCGGGCGCGTTCTCGCTCACGCGCCAGGCGATCCAGCTCGGCTATCTGCCGCGCCTCGAGATCCGCCACACGTCGAGCATGACCGAAGGGCAGGTCTATCTGCCCGAGGTCAACCGCATCCTGATGGTGGCGTGCATCGCGCTCGTGATCGCGTTCGAGAGCTCGAGCCGCATGGCCGCCGCGTACGGCATCGCGGTGACCGGCACGATGGGCATCACGACGGTGTTGTTCTACGTCGTCGTGCGTAAGTGGTGGGGCACGGCGCGCGCTCTCGCGGTGTGCGTGCCGATGCTGATCGTGGATCTCGCGTTCTTCGGAGCGAACGTCGTCAAGATCGCGAGCGGCGGATGGGTCCCGATCGTGGTCGCGTTCGGTGTGCTCGCGGTGATGACGAGCTGGAAGAAGGGACGCGAGCGCGTCGCGCGATTCCTGCAGAATCGCTCGGTGCCGCTCGACGAGTTCATCCCGCGCATCGAGCGCGAGAGCCCGTTCCGCGTGAAGGGCACCGCGGTGTTCATGACCGCATCCGCGAACGGAACGCCCCCGGTCCTGGTGCACCACTATCGGCACAACCAGGTCCTGCACGAGCAGATCATGTTGCTCAGCATCCAGGTGCAGGACGTACCCTTCGTGCCCAAGGACGAGAGCGTGACCGTCGACGATCTCGGGCACGGTATCTATCGCGTCACCGCCAAGTACGGCTTCATGCAGTCGCCGCGCGTGACCGAGATCCTGCGCGCGGCGGAAAAGCAGCACGGGCTCGCGACGCGCCCCGAGAAGACGAGCTTCTACCTCGGTCGCGAGAAGCTCGTGGTCACGAAGAACCCGGGCATGGCGCAGTGGCGCAAGGTGCTCTTCACGTTCTTGTCGAGGAACGCGCGTCCCGCGTCGGACTACTTCAAGCTGCCACCCGATCGCGTGCTCGAGATCGGCATGCAGCTCGAGCTCTGA
- a CDS encoding PEGA domain-containing protein: MRRDLLLSIALAAVALSSVVPVTAAFPSVARAQTETCVMLPSPSTTAPESAREQVQAIVTEELREHGNVVLGPRDAQLRMMGQSVRDCAAIDCAAAVNRFLGTGFAVLTEIAWVGGRITMVNVALIGLEDGESVGGQAEVVAGDVAAATRAAFTAAWDRWAAAQQGYIVVTTTPPGAFVELDGASLGRSPIRRLTRSGVHTLRATLEGYRSVTREITIDRHEEREIAITLTPGEGEDPTHGGGGSAAGDVIGGEQQTTLPPVETRDEPHWSNFLIGGGLIAAGLGALISPVWTLAVEGDAWGDEGTEYVSFGAQSGVLMGVGIAAIVGGAVVMIVQPVTTTVTVSPTSAGIQVSGRF, translated from the coding sequence ATGAGACGTGATCTGCTCCTCTCCATCGCGCTCGCGGCCGTCGCGCTGTCGAGCGTCGTTCCCGTGACCGCTGCCTTTCCTTCCGTCGCGCGCGCGCAGACCGAGACGTGCGTGATGCTCCCATCGCCCTCGACGACCGCGCCCGAGAGCGCGCGCGAGCAGGTGCAGGCGATCGTCACCGAGGAGCTGCGCGAGCACGGCAACGTCGTGCTCGGCCCGCGTGACGCGCAGCTGCGCATGATGGGACAGTCGGTGCGCGACTGCGCGGCCATCGACTGCGCGGCGGCGGTGAATCGCTTCCTCGGGACGGGGTTCGCGGTGCTCACCGAGATCGCGTGGGTCGGCGGGCGGATCACGATGGTGAACGTCGCGCTGATCGGCCTCGAGGACGGCGAGTCGGTGGGCGGACAGGCAGAGGTCGTCGCGGGTGACGTCGCGGCTGCGACGCGCGCGGCGTTCACCGCGGCGTGGGATCGCTGGGCCGCTGCGCAGCAGGGCTACATCGTCGTGACCACGACGCCGCCCGGCGCGTTCGTGGAGCTCGACGGTGCGTCGCTCGGTCGGTCGCCGATCCGCCGGCTCACGCGCTCGGGCGTGCACACGCTGCGCGCGACGCTCGAAGGATATCGCTCGGTGACGCGCGAGATCACGATCGACCGCCACGAAGAGCGCGAGATCGCGATCACGCTGACGCCCGGTGAGGGCGAGGACCCGACGCACGGCGGCGGTGGCAGCGCAGCGGGCGACGTCATCGGTGGCGAGCAGCAGACGACGCTGCCGCCCGTCGAGACGCGCGACGAGCCGCACTGGTCGAACTTCCTGATCGGCGGCGGACTGATCGCGGCGGGCCTCGGCGCGCTGATCTCGCCGGTGTGGACGCTCGCGGTCGAGGGCGACGCGTGGGGCGACGAGGGCACGGAGTACGTCAGCTTCGGCGCGCAGAGCGGCGTGCTGATGGGCGTCGGCATCGCGGCGATCGTCGGTGGCGCGGTGGTGATGATCGTGCAGCCGGTGACGACCACCGTGACGGTGTCGCCGACGAGCGCGGGAATCCAGGTCTCCGGTCGTTTCTGA
- a CDS encoding potassium transporter Kup gives MADTAASSASPSHSGAHSHGRHHHRTGALALTLGALGVVYGDIGTSPLYALRECFHGPHAVAPTQANVYGVLSLFVWTLTLVIVVKYLGFVTRADNGGEGGTLALLALALPKRGARPTVLVLMGLFGTSLLCSEGMLTPAISVLSAVEGIGGVAHGMQRFVVPLALVIIVVLFLAQKRGTGRVGAVFGPVMVVWFVTLGAMGIYWIAQHPEILGALSPHHAVSYFVRNGLEGFWILGSVVLCITGGEALYADLGHFGRTPIRNAWFSVVMPGLILNYFGQGAMLLEHPERAEDSFYGLVGDGFRIPLVLLATLATVIASQALISGTFSLTRQAIQLGYLPRLEVRHTSSETEGQIYVPEMNRLLMVACIALVLVFQTSSSLAAAYGMSVMGTMTITSVLFFIVARRWWGATRAGVLCALMLAVDIPFLLANVDKLPHGGWFPIATAAVMLAILTTWKAGRDRVGRFLRERSRPLDEFLDEVDAKDPLRVPGTAVFMTSQLGGTPPVLLHHFKHNKVLHHQVVLLSVVTDDVPTVPRSQRVKVERLRENFFQVTAHYGFMQSPRVTDILRACHEEGLHTKPEDTSFYLGREKLVITKNPGLAHWRKVLFSFLSRNARPATDFFRLPPDRVVEMGMQLEL, from the coding sequence ATGGCCGACACCGCAGCCAGCAGCGCCTCGCCGTCGCACTCCGGCGCGCACTCGCACGGGAGGCATCACCACCGCACGGGCGCGCTGGCGCTGACCCTCGGCGCGCTCGGCGTGGTGTACGGAGACATCGGCACCTCCCCGCTCTACGCGCTCCGCGAGTGTTTCCACGGGCCGCACGCGGTCGCGCCGACGCAGGCGAACGTCTACGGCGTGCTCTCGCTCTTCGTGTGGACGCTGACGCTCGTCATCGTCGTGAAGTACCTCGGGTTCGTGACGCGCGCGGACAACGGCGGTGAGGGCGGCACGCTCGCGCTGCTCGCGCTCGCGCTGCCGAAGCGTGGAGCGCGCCCCACGGTGCTCGTGCTGATGGGGCTCTTCGGCACCTCGCTGCTGTGCAGCGAGGGCATGCTGACGCCGGCCATCTCGGTGCTCAGCGCGGTCGAGGGCATCGGCGGCGTCGCGCACGGGATGCAGCGCTTCGTCGTGCCGCTCGCGCTCGTGATCATCGTCGTGCTCTTCCTCGCGCAGAAGCGCGGGACCGGGCGCGTGGGCGCGGTGTTCGGGCCCGTGATGGTCGTGTGGTTCGTGACGCTCGGCGCGATGGGCATCTATTGGATCGCGCAGCACCCCGAGATCCTCGGCGCGCTCTCGCCGCACCACGCGGTCTCGTACTTCGTGCGGAACGGGCTCGAGGGGTTCTGGATCCTCGGCAGCGTCGTGCTGTGCATCACCGGTGGCGAGGCGCTCTACGCCGACCTCGGGCACTTCGGGCGCACGCCGATCCGCAACGCGTGGTTCAGCGTCGTCATGCCCGGGCTGATCCTGAACTACTTCGGGCAGGGCGCGATGTTGCTCGAGCACCCGGAGCGCGCGGAGGACTCGTTCTACGGCCTCGTCGGCGACGGGTTCCGCATCCCGCTCGTGCTGCTCGCGACGCTCGCGACCGTCATCGCATCTCAAGCGCTGATCTCCGGCACGTTCTCGCTGACGCGACAGGCGATCCAGCTCGGGTACCTGCCGCGCCTCGAGGTGCGGCACACGTCGAGCGAGACCGAAGGCCAGATCTACGTGCCCGAGATGAACCGCCTGCTGATGGTCGCGTGCATCGCGCTCGTGCTGGTGTTCCAGACGAGCTCGAGCCTCGCCGCGGCGTACGGCATGTCGGTGATGGGCACGATGACCATCACGAGCGTGCTCTTCTTCATCGTCGCGCGCCGTTGGTGGGGCGCGACGCGCGCAGGCGTGCTGTGCGCGTTGATGCTCGCGGTCGACATCCCGTTTCTGCTCGCGAACGTCGACAAGCTGCCGCACGGCGGCTGGTTCCCGATCGCGACCGCGGCGGTGATGCTGGCGATCCTGACGACGTGGAAGGCCGGGCGGGACCGCGTGGGGCGCTTCCTGCGCGAGCGCTCGCGACCGCTCGACGAGTTCCTCGACGAGGTGGACGCGAAGGATCCCTTGCGCGTGCCCGGCACCGCCGTGTTCATGACGTCGCAGCTCGGCGGCACGCCGCCGGTGCTGCTCCATCACTTCAAGCACAACAAGGTGCTGCACCACCAGGTCGTGCTGCTGAGCGTCGTGACCGACGACGTGCCGACGGTGCCGCGCAGCCAGCGCGTGAAGGTGGAGCGACTGCGCGAGAACTTCTTCCAGGTCACCGCGCACTACGGGTTCATGCAGTCGCCGCGCGTGACGGACATCCTGCGTGCCTGTCACGAGGAAGGGCTGCACACGAAGCCCGAGGACACGAGCTTCTATCTCGGTCGAGAGAAGCTGGTGATCACGAAGAACCCGGGACTGGCGCACTGGCGCAAGGTGCTCTTCTCGTTCCTGTCGAGGAACGCGCGCCCCGCGACCGATTTCTTCCGACTGCCGCCCGATCGAGTCGTCGAGATGGGCATGCAGCTCGAGCTCTGA